The Engystomops pustulosus chromosome 7, aEngPut4.maternal, whole genome shotgun sequence DNA window tTAGTAAACACAATAGAAAGTAATGACTCATTATACACAGCAGAACACAATGGAGATAGAAGTCCTACCTCGTCCTCTCCTTCTACGTGTGTGGTCATTAAAGAATACAAATGGTTCTATTCCCAGCATTACCCAGGCAGATCCTGAGATCATGAGATCATGAGATCACGTTGCCCTGTATAATTTCAGAATCTATTGTCCGGAATCAGTCATCCAAGGTGTCATTTACAGAGCCACATTGTATCCTGATCATAAATCTGTATTACTGGCACAAGCCCCGAGTATCCACATCACTAATGCCACATCACAcgcacacattatacagtatgcccATAATGAAGACACACTGGGTGCACATTATGCACACCTATACATTATTTATTTAAACATTGCACTTCTACATATTATATGGACACGTCATAcacctatagatattatatggacacatcatacacctatagatattatatggacCTGTCATAcacctatagatattatatggacctgtcatacacctatacatattatatggacacgtcatacacctatacatattatatggacatgtcatacacctatacatattatatggacatgtcatacacctatacatattatatggacatgtcatacacctatacatattatatggagtcgtcatacacctatacatattatatggacatgtcatacacctatacatattatatggacatgtcatacacctatacatattatatggacatgtcatacacctatacatattatatggatccatcatacacctatacatattatatggacacgtcatacacctatacatattatatggacATGTCATAGacctatacatattatatggacATGTCATACACCTATACATTTATATGGACACAtcatacacctatacatattatatagacacattatacacctatacatattatatggacatgtcatacacctatacatattatatggacatgtcatacacctatacatattatatggacatgtcatacacctatacatattatatggacacgtcatacacctatacatattatatggacctgtcatacacctatacatattatatggacacgtcatacacctatacatattaTAGGGAGTCGtcatacacctatacatattatatggacacgtcatacacctatacatattatatggatccatcatacacctatacatattatatggacacgtcatacacctatacatattatatggacATGTCATAGacctatacatattatatggacATGTCATACACCAATACATATTATATGGACACAtcatacacctatacatattatatagacacattatacacctatacatattatatggacATGTCATAGacctatacatattatatggacatgtcatacacctatacatattatatggacatgtcatacacctatacatattatatggagtcgtcatacacctatacatattggaggtcatttacttcgtgtttacctgaatatttccgatttgcgccgatttttcatgaattgccccgggtttttggcgcatgcgatcggattgtggcgcattgacgCCGatgtgcacgcaacggaaatcggggggcgtggtcgaacgaaaacccgacggattcagagaaaccgccgcatttttttaaaaaagtgttgctggacacgcgcttacctgcaccaggaataggattgtgaactccggcggaactcagcggacttcagcgcagcagcgacacctggtggacgtcggaggaactgccttagtgaatcaccggaagaccggaattcaccgcagagaacgcgccgctggatcgcgaatggaccgggtaagtaaatctgccccattatatggacacgtcataagtaaatttatTTGTCTAAAATCATGTGTACAGAATGTGTTGGCATAGGAACAAGAAGGCAATAGGTCATCTGACAAAAATAGTCCATGAAATAAGGTTACCTTTGCTGGCAGCTTTTTAAGGGTTAAAACTCACAATTCAAAGGTGTTACCGATCAGTGTTCCTGTTCGGGTTCAGGTACCAAAACCAAACTTTTGCTCAAAGTTTGGCCAAATTCAGTGAACCAGAACCTAAATGTGTCactcatcaccaggggcgtaATTTGAGGCGGGCAGAGGGTGCAATTGCAACCGGGCCctggaggcttaggggcccataaggtgtcactttcccatatgagaagactagtactatgaaccatacattatagttggggccctggcacagactttgcactggggcccatcagcttcaagttacgccactgctcatcACCATTACCCACCCAAATGTTTCATGTGTCAAAAGGGATAAAAACTAAAAAGAGACAACCAGCACCACAGCAcctaaactcattggggcagatttacttacccggcccattcgcgatccagcggcgcgttctgtgcggtggattcgggtcttcgggcgatttactaaggtagttcctccgtcgtccaccagatgtcgctgctgcgctgaagttccccgaggcccgcgacacaatttttaaaaaaaatgcggtggtttttccgaatcggggcaattcaggaaaaatcggcgcaaatcggaaatattcgggtaacacgtcgggaaaacgcgaatcgggcccttagtaaatgacccccattatgtagatGCTGTTGATATGAGACATTTAGAAGGTTTTTAGTACATATTATAACATATTGAAGGGTCACAATATATGTTATATGCAAGGGGCACTCCCTGGTCAGTTTTAAGAAGTATATAATATTTAGGGGCAGAGTGTGGTACATAACTTTTGTTCAGTTTTTTATTCACAATGCTGCatgtgactgtgatatttttagagaTACTTTGTGGAGATCTGCTGCATAAACTGAAGACATCCAGACAGCAAGTGATAAAGGAAGGATTTGAtagtctagatctctgcttgctgtcctatagaaagcttccatgttgaCTTCCACTGGATAGtaatctgtccatgatcatgtgatgttacacaggtgcacaagctgtaagcgtcacacggctctgattgctctctgtgatagtaacggctcatgcacctgtgtgacatcacatgaccctggacagatttctattcactggaagtaaacatagaagctttctatagcatgacagcaagcagagatctagaagactgGGAGGAATATATACAGAAATTATCTTGGAAAagtgtaaaacttttcattaaacaaaaaatatcagttctttgctgaaagtggaagacccctttaataaaaGACAATAAAAAGTTAAGATAAGATGTTGACTGTGCGTCAATGTTATAATGTAATCATTATAAGAATAAGTCCCTCTCATTTGCATCATAAAATCATGTGAACTTACCTTATCAGGTAACAAACTTTTGTAATTGACTGTCAAATGTAAAGAAATATAGTAAAAGTATCAAAATTAGTTACTATTTAtacaaaaaatgcacaaaaacatcacaaacaaaaaatatatgaTTGGAAAACATAGAGCTATGGGTCATGGCACCATGGAGATAGAGGTCGTACCTTGTTTGTTTACTATAGAATACAGACCCTTCTACTCACAGTATAACCAGGGCCTGTCCAGAGATTGTTTccctggacactatatgggggttaattactaagggcccgattcgcggtttcccgacgtgttacccgatttgcgccgatttttcctgaattgccccgggattttggcgcacgtgatcggattgtggcgcaaaggcgccagcatgcacgggCCGCCCCCTGGCACATGCCAGATCCTATCACAGGACTCCGACCTCCAGACAAATCCCAGTGGGCAGCAGCGTTGTACTGCTCCGCAGGGGCACTTCTGTGCCAGGTGATAACTGGCACCAAAGCCACCATAGATATGATCATACCTGGCACCATAGCCACCCTAGATATGGTCATACCTGGCACCATAGCCACCATAGTTATCGTCATACCTGGCACCATAGCCACCATAGATATGATCATACCTGGCACCATAGCCACCATAGATATGGTCATACCTGGCACCATAGCCACCATAGTTATCGTCATACCTGGCACCATAGCCACCATAGATATGATCATACCTGGCACCATAGCCACCAGAGCTATGGTCATACCTGGCAAAATAGCCACCAAAGCTATGGTCATACCTTGCACCATAGCCACCATAGCTATGGTCATACCTTGCACCATAGCCACCATAGCTATGGTCATACCTGGCACCATAGCCACCATAGCTATGGTCATACCTGGCACCATAGCCACCATAGCTATGGTCATACCTGGCAAAATAGCCACCATAGCTATGGTCATACCTGGCACCATAGCCACCATAGCTATGGTCAGACCTGGCACCATAGCCACCATAGATATGGTCATACCTGGCACCATAGCCACCATAGCTGTTGTCATACCAGACACCATAGCCACCATAGCTATGGTCATACCTGGCACCATAGCCACCAGAGCTATTGTAATACCTGGCACCATAGCCACCATAGCTATGGTCATACCTGGCACCGTAGTCACCATAGATATGATCATACCTGGCACCATAGCCACCAGAGCTATGGTCATACCTTGCACCATAGCCACCATAGCTAACGTCATACCTTGCACCATAGCCACCATAGCTATGGTCATACCTGGCACCATAGCCACCATAGCTATGGTCATACCTGGCACCATAGCCACCATAGCTATGGTCATACCTGGCAAAATAGCCACCATAGCTATGGTCATACCTGGCACCATAGCCTCCATAGCTATGGTCATACCTGGCACCATAGCCACCATAGCTATGGTCATACCTGGCACCATAGCCACCAGAGCTATTGTCATACCTGGCACCATAGCCACCATAGCTATGGTCATACCTGGCACCGTAGTCACCATAGCTATGGTCATACCTGGCACCGTAGCCACCATAGATATGGTCATACCTGGCACCATAGCCACCATAGCTATGGTCATACCTATAGAATACAGACCCTTCTACTCACAGTATAACCAGGGCCTGTCCAGAGATTGTTTccctggacactatatgggggttaattactaagggcccgattcgcggtttcccaacgtgttacccgatttgcgccgatttttcctgaattgccccgggattttggcgcacgtgatcggattgtggcgcaaaggcgccagcatgcacgggCCGCCCCCTGGCACATGCCAGATCCTATCACAGGACTCCGACCTCCAGACAAATCCCAGTGGGCAGCAGCGTTGTACTGCTCCGCAGGGGCACTTCTGTGCCAGGTGATAACTGGCACCAAAGCCACCATAGATATGATCATACCTGGCACCATAGCCACCCTAGATATGGTCATACCTGGCACCATAGCCACCATAGTTATCGTCATACCTGGCACCATAGCCACCATAGATATGATCATACCTGGCACCATAGCCACCATAGATATGGTCATACCTGGCACCATAGCCACCATAGTTATCGTCATACCTGGCACCATAGCCACCATAGATATGATCATACCTGGCACCATAGCCACCAGAGCTATGGTCATACCTGGCATAATAGCCACCAAAGCTATGGTCATACCTTGCACCATAGCCACCATAGCTATGGTCATACCTTGCACCATAGCCACCATAGCTATGGTCATACCTGGCACCATAGCCACCATAGCTATGGTCATACCTGGCACCATAGCCACCATAGCTATGGTCATACCTGGCAAAATAGCCACCATAGCTATAGTCATACCTGGCACCATAGCCACCATAGCTATGGTCATACCTGGCACCATAGCCACCATAGCTATGGTCATACCTGGCACCATAGCCACCATAGCTATGGTCAGACCTGGCACCATAGCCACCATAGATATGGTCATACCTGGCACCATAGCCACCATAGCTGTTGTCATACCAGACACCATAGCCACCATAGCTATGGTCATACCTGGCACCATAGCCACCAGAGCTATTGTCATACCTGGCACCATAGCCACCATAGCTATGGTCATACCTGGCACCGTAGTCACCATAGCTATGGTCATACCTGGCACCGTAGCCACCATAGATATGGTCATACCTGGCACCATAGCCACCATAGCTATGGTCATACCTGGCACCATAGCCACCATAGCTATGGTCATACCTGGCACCATAGCCACCATAGATATGGTCATACCTTGTACCATAGCCACCATAGCTATGGTCATACCTGGCACCATAGCCACCAAAGCTATTGTCATACGCGGCACCATAGCCACCATAGCTATGGTCATACCTGGCACCATAGCCACCAAAGCTATTGTCATACCTGGCACCATAGCCACCATAGCTATTGTCATACCTGGCACCATAGCCACCATAGCTATTGTCAGACCTGGCACCATAGCCACCATAGCTATTGTCATACCTGGCACCATAGCCACCATAGCTATTGTCATACCTGGCACCATAGCCACCATAGCTATTGTCATACCTGGCACCATAGCCACCATAGCTATTGTCAGACCTGGCACCGTAGCCACCATAGCTATTGTCATACCTGGCACCATAGCCACCATAGCTATTGTCATACCTGGTACCGTAGCCACCATAGCTATGGTCATATCTGGCACCATAGCCACCAAAGCTATTGTCATACCTGGCACCATAGCCACCATAGCTATTGTCATACCTGGCACCATAGCCACCATAGCTATTGTCAGACCTGGCACCGTAGCCACCATAGCTATGGTCATATCTGGCACCATAGCCACCAAAGCTATTGTCATACCTGGCACCATAGCCACCATGATGAAACTTAGAAAAGGGACTAAACGACCACTTACCTCAGGAAGGTTAGAGAATTCCCAATTAAATGTTATATCTTTCCCATTGGTCCCAAACTCTCAAGCAAATGAGTCCATTGtgaaggctgggggggggggggatgtccacTTAGATGCCCCTAGAATACCTAGAACcatggtgtcatgttaaagataaaaATCATATCTTTCAAATCTCTGAAAATGCTCTAATGACTGgtcatttttagtgaattttcggATGGGTCGGTCcaggagccataactttttttttttggtgacacttttttcgggacacataggcttagttaaaacgcaataaaagttttaaggttttttttttcgtttttggtTTCATTTGGGATTAAAAGtagagtaatttttttttctaatttatagtatatatttgtttaatattaaaattaactgaaaatgaacattattaatcaaCTCCttattttgtcttttttcaaccgtataaactatgatactattaagCAGCATCTCCCTTCTTCCTAGGGTCTCTGGGTGTCCCTGACACTCAGTCCCTGCAGTTAGCGCatgagcagtagaaaactgcagcagtGTCTAAAGACGTCACTGCGGACTTGGGACCTGCgaccgctgacgtctaaagtcaacTGGTGGACCCAGAGGAgttaaaaatattatattgtattacCATATCCTATTACATGatattattgtattatatagaaagcatggttctaggtactataAAACTCTGGATGTCCAAAACTGAAGTGACACCCCACTTCTGGCCTCCAAAAGTCACTCATCTCAcgcaaaaagtgactcttgtaAACTCAATTCTATATGAATttggaagtgatttttttttttaatttaaatgtttGAGTTACAGGAATTCAAAATAGGATATTTCATGCCCTACCTGAAGGGGGTGGTattttagtggtgtaaaagctaaaggacatctaccaccaggataaaggattgtaaaccaagcacactgacatactggtgtgtgtcccctctggcaggatctgctctttattAAGCTTcttatacaaaaaaaaggcttcaaaattatgcaaatgagcctgaggggctctgggctccataggtgtcaatggagcctggagctcctcaggctcatttgcataattttaaagcctttttttctgtggggacacacaccattatgtcagtgtgcttggtttacaatgcttcatcctggttatagatgtcctttaagtccctTCTATTTGCCACACAAAACTAATAATTCTTATATTTCTCAGAGGACAGAGGTCTCCTAGGAATCTTTATTTTTCGCATGGAATGATTAGAAATAGAGATCAGAGAATAGGTTTTGTCACGCTGCATTGGTCAGGATAGTTATATACTGAAGCTAAATGTCTCCCATAAGTGATGAGAATCCTATTCACACCAGATGTAAGGGGGATATGAAACCATGCAACCTGGGAAATATATACACAGAGCCGCCTCTCCAGCGCCCCCTATAGCAGAGACAATCATCTTCCTATATGTGATACATTGCTGTGACATAATGATTACATTGATGTGGGGAGaccctgtatacattatatagcctCACAGGGATAAGGGTCTGAATAAGGCTGAATGGTGACATTTCCACCAATAGTATAACGTAAGGTCTTCCAGTCAATGATGTTACCACTCATTTCTTCACCGGCAAAATAATCCATCATGTCCTCATCAGTCAGCGCTTTATCCCACATATTAACATCGGTCATTTCTCCTACAAAGGACTGTGATGCAAGGAACCGCCCACCATAGGAATATTGCCGCTGTCCAATAATGATGCTGGGGTCAGCGCTGATCTCTGTAGTCCACGTCTTGCCATCTTTGTACGTCTTTCCATTGATGAACAGAACCAAGCCTGAAGATCTCCAGGACACACAGAGACTTGTCCATTCTGATAAGTTATCGCCCTGCACGTGATACATTTGGGCTAATTTGTTGACATATAGAAAAAAGTAATTACTTGAATAATGATAGATGACAAATTCATGTGACTGGTTTGTAGTAGCCAATGAGAACAAGGAATATTGCCGGGTCAGATCTGAGCGGGATCTCATGCAGACAGAGGCCTCTGCAAATGGACCTTGATGATCTGGAAATATCTGGACATATGACGTGTTGGACTCTTCGGGGAAAGCAAATAATTTCTCTCTCATATCTGTGTAAGAACAGAAAATAATAAAACCATATTATAATATAACATGTCACATAAAGGGGCTCTCTGGATTATAATTGAGGTGTTTCTGTCTATTTTGTGTTCTGTAATAGACTTATCTTTCGGTGTTTCCTTGTAATGAAAGAAACTAAAATAATATTGAGATAGTGAGGGACCTTCCTATCCTGAGGATCAGATAGACCATAGATGGCCATAGACCTGACTAGATGTTCTCCTAAAAATGTTACCACCTTTGGATAAAGTTGACCAGAACATACAGATTCCCATAAGGGTCATAGCTAGAGAGGGAGTCGTGCTACACAGTGACCCCCAAGATCCCCCTACAGTATAATATACTGTTATTATATACCTCACATGGGAGAAGGACAGATTACAGATGATGTATGGAAGACCAGAAGATTCAAGTTGTATTTTTGGGGGGATGGTAGCGGAAGGAATGGTGGAGGATGGATCTGATTTTGTTATATCATTCAAAGTTAATGTGGCCAAATTATGATAGAAGCCTCTGGTCAGCAGCTTAGGAGGCACAAGAGTGTAGGATGGGCTTAAACAACAGGCGGATACAATAAAAGTCGGGATTCCATAAACTCTACATGAACAAGTGAAGACGAAGATCTGGTGACACTCCATCGTGTTCTCTAACTAGGAGCCATCAAGTCTAGAAACACGTAGATGAAGACATGAAGATATCCCATTGGAGGGATAGTAGAGGAAGCAAAGGAGAGAGATGGAGGTGACTTTGTTATTTAATTCAAAATTAATGTGGCCTCAtaaggatagaagatacagatgTCCCTGATTGTTGGAAGGGCTGCAAGTAGTACCAAGAAAAGTCTAGATTCCATCAAATTTACATGAAGAAGTGAAGTTCCATCTGCAACATGTTTCAAGACCTGGTGATCGTGTACTCTAACTAGGAGCCATCAAGTCTAGTAACATGTCCCGTAAGTGTAGACATGGAGATATCATAGATGTGGGACTTTCCATTCAATATAATCAGCCAAGGTTCCCAAATATCTCATTAGTCTCCTGAAATTTCTACTTACTTTCCTGGGACAATGCTCCGTAGACCCACAAAACCATCCAAACCCACATCTTCTCAATGTCCTTTCGAGTGATGGAGGACGGCAAACTATCTGGGTCTgatggggtctgataataatttCCCTATCCAAATATTATGTGAAGGTTATCAAACTAAAAAGAGGAACACAGTGACCAGTTCCCCTTCTACAGTGACtgaaattttaatattaaatagTAACTTGATAAATAGTGATATTATTAGTCCATTAGATCATGAATGAATTATGCTATAGAGATGTCTCCTACCACCACACATTCACATAAGAAGCCATTGCAAATAA harbors:
- the LOC140070084 gene encoding serum amyloid P-component-like translates to MILSFVLIKTFKTGDKAGLAEHRVCPQKQHRNQETFKVLPSLGSQQDHLGQRPDGYQFQVQERRPEERLDDDNKEAYILLPVADWRQVIMKAGRYPNRGGVMSIWGNYYQTPSDPDSLPSSITRKDIEKMWVWMVLWVYGALSQENMREKLFAFPEESNTSYVQIFPDHQGPFAEASVCMRSRSDLTRQYSLFSLATTNQSHEFVIYHYSSNYFFLYVNKLAQMYHVQGDNLSEWTSLCVSWRSSGLVLFINGKTYKDGKTWTTEISADPSIIIGQRQYSYGGRFLASQSFVGEMTDVNMWDKALTDEDMMDYFAGEEMSGNIIDWKTLRYTIGGNVTIQPYSDPYPCEAI